One part of the Bacillus sp. FJAT-45350 genome encodes these proteins:
- a CDS encoding YhcN/YlaJ family sporulation lipoprotein — MRIVYTVISSLLVVGLLSGCSLEQKQIMGANANENEGFSGYGTERVRYMEGPLTDMMVIDETPKGRTKYSEDIARKNINISGERNLSMPNQGTNRVGSRVLTNSPGLLHDKRMMSDKPHMEKSGITIQQENDLESVIQSRLLAFNNVHEVHVITIDNKTLVGVKSSEQNRKKLELELRNDLSKIMSLENIYIATDRLNANRIKALKKGFSTAEPFEGIGAAWSEIIDNLDGTTR, encoded by the coding sequence ATGAGAATCGTTTATACAGTTATATCAAGTTTACTTGTCGTAGGGTTACTTTCTGGTTGCTCTTTAGAGCAGAAGCAAATCATGGGGGCAAATGCTAACGAAAATGAAGGTTTTAGTGGATATGGAACAGAACGAGTACGCTATATGGAGGGCCCCTTAACAGATATGATGGTTATTGATGAAACTCCTAAGGGAAGAACAAAGTATAGTGAAGATATTGCAAGAAAAAATATTAATATTTCGGGTGAGAGAAATTTAAGTATGCCAAATCAAGGGACAAATCGTGTAGGCTCAAGAGTATTAACAAATAGTCCAGGACTGTTACACGATAAGCGTATGATGAGTGATAAGCCACATATGGAGAAATCGGGAATAACAATTCAACAGGAGAATGATTTAGAGAGTGTTATCCAAAGCCGCTTACTTGCTTTTAACAATGTACATGAAGTACATGTAATCACAATAGATAATAAAACATTAGTCGGTGTAAAGTCGAGTGAGCAAAATCGAAAAAAGCTTGAATTAGAATTACGAAATGATTTATCCAAAATCATGAGCTTGGAAAATATATATATTGCAACTGACCGATTAAATGCAAATCGTATTAAAGCTTTGAAAAAAGGGTTTAGTACGGCTGAGCCATTTGAAGGTATTGGTGCAGCATGGAGTGAAATTATTGATAACCTAGATGGTACTACTAGATAA
- a CDS encoding aspartyl-phosphate phosphatase Spo0E family protein — protein sequence MLAIEAKRHQMLTYAKKYGFTSDKTVQCSQELDKLLNMVQCNSQSKI from the coding sequence ATGCTCGCAATCGAAGCAAAACGACATCAGATGTTAACCTATGCAAAGAAATACGGATTCACATCTGACAAAACTGTTCAATGTAGTCAAGAATTAGATAAACTTTTAAATATGGTGCAATGCAATTCACAATCTAAAATATAA
- a CDS encoding YhcN/YlaJ family sporulation lipoprotein — MKYKLLYVVFAIVFLAIQSVLTGCGPTDEARGVEISGEPALETEPLEFRPNTLEERSKFRRQPGMVAKSMTGRGTNTREDNILYQERVDGDILNALTSEIKDVDGVEDASVVIHERTVIVGIISNQEEEKVKQEINEIVSKRVTAEEIYVVNDEKGFHEVRYLEGELRNGRAFHEEGRKDGIRILSDLSRILQKPFEHNR; from the coding sequence GTGAAATATAAGCTCTTATATGTAGTGTTTGCTATTGTGTTTCTGGCGATTCAAAGTGTGCTTACAGGTTGTGGTCCAACTGATGAAGCAAGAGGGGTCGAGATTTCAGGAGAGCCGGCTCTTGAAACAGAACCATTGGAGTTTCGGCCAAATACGTTAGAAGAGCGTTCTAAGTTTCGTCGTCAGCCAGGAATGGTAGCAAAAAGTATGACAGGTAGAGGAACGAACACGAGAGAGGACAATATTCTATATCAAGAACGAGTAGACGGAGATATTTTAAATGCATTAACGAGTGAAATTAAAGATGTTGATGGGGTAGAAGATGCAAGTGTTGTCATTCATGAACGAACAGTAATCGTAGGTATTATTTCAAATCAAGAAGAAGAAAAAGTGAAGCAAGAGATTAATGAAATCGTTTCAAAAAGAGTAACAGCAGAAGAGATTTATGTTGTTAATGATGAAAAAGGATTTCATGAAGTACGTTATTTAGAAGGAGAATTACGAAATGGACGAGCGTTTCATGAAGAAGGTCGTAAAGATGGCATTCGAATTTTATCAGACTTAAGTCGTATCCTTCAAAAGCCTTTTGAGCACAACCGCTAA
- the dapA gene encoding 4-hydroxy-tetrahydrodipicolinate synthase, whose product MFFGNVVTAMVTPFDQDGNVDFQATKTLLNHLLSNGTDALVVAGTTGESPTLTTEEKLELFQFVVTNVNGKVPVIAGTGSNNTAATIALTKKAEEIGVDAVMIVAPYYNKPSQEGMYQHFKAIAESTNLPVMIYNIPGRSAVNISAETTIRLSKIENIVCTKEASGDLDAMSTIIQETDENFSLYSGDDSLTLPVLSIGGTGVVSVAAHVIGNEMQEMVTSFHAGDVKRAAAIHRHTLPTMKALFTAPNPSPVKAALEMKGVPCGSLRLPLLPLNEEERHQLQLVVQPTMTFYVS is encoded by the coding sequence ATGTTCTTTGGAAATGTAGTAACTGCTATGGTGACACCTTTTGATCAGGACGGAAACGTAGACTTCCAAGCAACAAAAACTTTACTTAATCACTTACTATCAAATGGGACTGATGCTCTTGTTGTTGCAGGAACAACAGGTGAATCACCAACATTAACAACTGAGGAAAAATTAGAATTATTTCAATTCGTTGTAACAAACGTCAATGGAAAAGTACCTGTTATCGCTGGTACTGGCTCAAATAACACTGCTGCTACAATCGCTTTAACGAAAAAAGCGGAAGAAATCGGTGTAGATGCTGTTATGATTGTTGCACCGTACTATAACAAGCCTTCTCAAGAAGGAATGTATCAGCATTTCAAAGCTATTGCTGAGTCAACAAACTTACCAGTGATGATTTATAATATACCTGGACGTAGCGCTGTAAACATCTCTGCTGAGACAACAATTCGCTTATCCAAAATTGAAAATATTGTATGTACGAAAGAAGCTAGTGGAGATTTAGATGCAATGTCTACAATCATCCAAGAAACTGATGAGAACTTTAGCTTATACAGTGGAGACGATAGCCTAACATTACCAGTTCTTTCTATCGGTGGCACAGGAGTTGTATCTGTTGCTGCGCATGTAATCGGAAACGAGATGCAAGAAATGGTAACTAGTTTCCATGCTGGTGACGTGAAAAGAGCGGCAGCAATTCACAGACATACTTTACCGACAATGAAAGCTTTGTTCACAGCTCCAAACCCATCACCAGTTAAAGCTGCACTTGAAATGAAAGGTGTTCCATGTGGTTCGCTTCGCCTACCACTTCTACCGTTAAACGAAGAAGAACGCCATCAACTTCAACTTGTTGTACAACCAACAATGACATTTTATGTAAGCTAA
- the bluB gene encoding 5,6-dimethylbenzimidazole synthase yields the protein MFTKGEKDAIYKVIEHRRDVRSFNDKPIPEDVVERILKAAHAGPSVGFMQPWNFVIITSDAVKEKLAWAADKERRALAIHFEDTRQQEFLNLKIEGLKEAPITICVTCDPTRGGSHVLGRNSIPETDVLSTACAIQNMWLASCAEGLAMGWVSFYKKNDVRDILDIPPHVDPIALMSLGYTDHYPEKPILESTGWEERRELEKLIFQDKWAQKR from the coding sequence ATGTTTACAAAAGGGGAAAAAGATGCAATATATAAGGTTATTGAACATCGCCGTGATGTAAGAAGCTTCAACGACAAACCAATTCCAGAAGATGTGGTTGAACGTATTTTAAAAGCAGCTCATGCAGGCCCATCTGTCGGCTTCATGCAGCCTTGGAATTTTGTTATTATTACTTCTGACGCAGTGAAAGAAAAGCTAGCATGGGCTGCTGATAAAGAACGACGGGCATTAGCCATTCATTTTGAAGATACCCGCCAACAAGAATTTTTAAACTTAAAAATTGAAGGATTAAAAGAAGCGCCTATTACGATTTGCGTTACATGTGACCCAACACGAGGTGGGTCTCACGTTTTAGGTCGTAATTCAATACCAGAAACAGATGTCCTTTCGACTGCCTGCGCAATCCAAAACATGTGGCTTGCAAGCTGTGCTGAAGGATTAGCAATGGGATGGGTAAGCTTTTATAAGAAGAATGATGTGAGAGATATATTAGATATCCCTCCACATGTGGATCCTATCGCTCTAATGTCACTTGGGTACACTGACCACTATCCTGAGAAGCCAATCCTAGAATCAACAGGCTGGGAAGAACGTCGTGAACTAGAAAAACTTATTTTCCAAGATAAGTGGGCCCAAAAGCGATAA
- a CDS encoding DMT family transporter — MKNEKSIILTYGLIGFVMVIWGLNVVMLKVLVEYLPPATMQSLRIFVAGLVVCAILFFQKQFRPLTKKEWKVTIITTLLGVVGHHLFLAIGLSMTTASNTSLILALLPLTTSLFALLLLNDQLTRLRLVGICFGLVGVGLIILNGSGGVGSINYGDLFVFLAMLVQALSFIYIKKATATIDSKFMTGIMLIIGSSMLFLISLVLEPGGLGSVVNTPGYVWAIFFASAIVATAIGHILFNSAIQRIGAGQTAVFNNFVPFFGLVSSAIFLGEQIMPVQMIGFVIIVFAVLLGTGYADDKILRKVKKKQAA; from the coding sequence ATGAAAAATGAAAAAAGTATAATTTTAACATATGGCTTAATCGGCTTTGTTATGGTTATATGGGGCTTAAATGTTGTTATGTTAAAGGTGTTAGTTGAGTATTTACCACCAGCGACGATGCAATCATTACGTATTTTTGTTGCTGGACTTGTAGTCTGTGCAATTTTATTTTTTCAAAAGCAATTTCGTCCTTTAACGAAAAAAGAATGGAAAGTTACCATTATTACGACGTTACTAGGAGTCGTTGGTCATCATTTATTTTTAGCGATTGGTTTATCAATGACAACCGCATCTAATACATCTCTAATTTTAGCTTTATTACCATTAACGACGTCACTTTTTGCCCTATTGCTATTAAATGATCAGTTAACACGTCTACGTTTAGTAGGGATTTGTTTTGGTCTTGTTGGTGTTGGACTTATCATTTTGAATGGTAGTGGGGGAGTAGGTTCAATTAATTACGGTGATTTATTTGTTTTTCTAGCAATGCTTGTCCAAGCTCTGAGCTTTATCTATATAAAGAAAGCAACAGCAACAATAGATTCGAAATTTATGACAGGTATTATGTTAATCATCGGTTCTTCTATGTTATTTCTTATAAGTTTAGTACTAGAACCAGGTGGATTAGGAAGTGTAGTAAACACACCTGGATATGTATGGGCAATCTTCTTTGCATCAGCTATTGTAGCAACTGCTATCGGCCATATTCTGTTTAATTCCGCTATACAACGGATTGGGGCAGGTCAAACGGCTGTCTTTAATAATTTTGTTCCATTTTTCGGGTTAGTGAGTTCAGCTATTTTCCTTGGTGAGCAAATAATGCCTGTTCAGATGATTGGTTTTGTTATTATCGTATTCGCTGTTTTATTAGGTACTGGATATGCTGATGATAAGATTTTAAGAAAGGTAAAGAAAAAGCAAGCAGCATGA
- a CDS encoding M24 family metallopeptidase, which yields MFSVLEYRKRINDTKRKMIENGIDVLLISNPSNMNYLTGYNAWSFYVHQMLVVILDEDQPIWIGREMDANSVQKTTWLDENHTIPYPDHFVQTADKHPMDFIANILTEIGQATRTIGVEMDSHYFTALCYERLKQGLPNASFKNTTTLVNWVRLIKSDQEISYMKKAGKIVEKAMQSAYDTVDIGVRECDVAASIYHAQISGTSQYGGDYTSIVPMLPTGSNTSCPHLTWTERPYQNGDFLTIEIAGCYQRYHTPMARTVALGESPKQVTDLADVVLEGINETVTAIRPGMAAEEVEAVWSKTIAKRGHHKDSRLGYSVGLSYPPDWGEHTVSFRKGDRTILQPNMTFHLMPGIWYDDYGVEITESIRITEDGCELLTNFPRELFKKKGNDLLINGNCLLKEDY from the coding sequence ATGTTTTCGGTGTTAGAGTATAGAAAGAGAATAAATGACACAAAAAGAAAAATGATAGAAAACGGAATTGATGTGCTTCTTATTTCAAACCCATCAAATATGAATTACCTAACGGGGTATAACGCCTGGTCATTTTATGTACATCAAATGCTTGTCGTCATTTTAGATGAAGACCAGCCAATATGGATTGGTAGAGAAATGGATGCAAATAGTGTTCAAAAAACCACCTGGTTAGATGAAAACCATACTATCCCATATCCAGACCATTTTGTCCAAACAGCAGATAAGCATCCGATGGATTTTATTGCAAATATATTAACTGAAATCGGTCAGGCGACAAGAACAATTGGTGTTGAAATGGACTCACATTATTTTACTGCATTATGTTACGAACGATTGAAACAAGGCTTACCGAATGCTTCTTTTAAAAATACAACAACGCTTGTCAATTGGGTTCGTCTAATCAAGTCTGACCAAGAAATTTCTTATATGAAAAAAGCAGGAAAGATTGTTGAGAAAGCAATGCAGAGCGCTTATGATACAGTTGATATAGGCGTACGTGAATGCGATGTTGCAGCGAGCATTTATCATGCTCAAATAAGTGGTACATCACAATATGGCGGTGATTACACTTCAATTGTACCGATGCTACCAACGGGAAGTAACACGAGTTGCCCTCATTTAACTTGGACGGAGAGGCCATATCAAAATGGGGATTTCTTAACGATAGAAATTGCAGGTTGCTATCAGCGTTATCATACGCCTATGGCACGTACAGTGGCACTTGGGGAATCACCTAAACAGGTAACTGATTTAGCGGATGTCGTATTAGAAGGTATTAATGAAACAGTTACAGCTATTAGACCTGGTATGGCAGCTGAAGAGGTAGAAGCTGTATGGAGCAAAACGATTGCAAAAAGGGGTCATCATAAAGACTCAAGATTAGGATATTCAGTCGGGTTAAGCTACCCACCTGATTGGGGAGAGCATACCGTGAGTTTTCGCAAAGGAGATAGAACAATTTTACAGCCGAACATGACATTCCACCTAATGCCTGGAATCTGGTATGATGATTATGGAGTTGAAATAACGGAGTCCATTCGAATTACAGAAGATGGTTGTGAGCTGCTTACTAACTTCCCTCGAGAACTGTTTAAAAAAAAGGGTAATGATTTGCTGATTAATGGAAATTGTTTATTGAAGGAAGACTATTAG